Proteins encoded together in one Janthinobacterium tructae window:
- a CDS encoding TonB-dependent receptor domain-containing protein produces MSVRPQQPTPLALAIMLAFAAPASALAQQTATLPAVTVSASALALGSDDMSTPVTVLEGEALVLARAATLGETLAGQPGITASHFGAGASRPIIRGMDGPRVKVLSDGAEVQDASTISPDHAVAAEPMLSEQIEVLRGPSALAYGGGAVGGVVNVIDKKIPTRVPAKGVEGSAEVRANSAAREKAGAFEVTGGSGNIAFHAEGVKRDAKEYKVGSGWEGGSKVAGSYNKTDTGSVGVSWVGQRGFLGLAFTSQHADYGLPGHNHEFESCHPHGTHLHCGGHDGHDHGAEEEHDHAHGSVPYVKLKSERWDVRGELRDPVPGFAKLRLRAAFTDYKHDEIEGTQIATTFKNKGHDARLEMEHHPVFGWRGVVGLQTSKRDFSALGEEAYVAPTVTKKHAAFLVEEYKLDQWRFEAGLRHEWQDITVDSATLQDRSAKGTSISLGAVWKFAPQYSLGSTISRTHRLPSAEELYAHGVHMATATYELGNQNLGKETSNNIDLTLRKYAGATTFSASAYRNKVDNYIFGSTLDNHEGFQLIQYAQRDATFTGMEGQIRQQLNPMFGASVFGDYVRAKLADGGAGNNKNLPRIPAQRVGVKVDANWQAWSGVAEFYRVGKQDKVAAFETATPGYNMLNLSANYDTRIGTTPAQFYIKANNLTNELAYSHTSFIKNAAPLMGRNVTVGMRVTF; encoded by the coding sequence ATGTCCGTCCGTCCTCAACAACCCACTCCCCTCGCGCTGGCCATCATGCTGGCCTTTGCCGCCCCTGCCAGCGCCCTGGCGCAGCAAACCGCCACCTTGCCAGCCGTCACCGTTTCGGCCAGCGCCCTGGCCCTGGGCAGCGACGACATGAGCACGCCAGTGACCGTACTGGAAGGCGAAGCACTGGTGCTGGCAAGGGCTGCGACCCTGGGCGAGACCCTGGCGGGACAACCCGGTATCACCGCCAGCCATTTCGGCGCCGGCGCCAGCCGTCCCATCATCCGCGGCATGGATGGCCCGCGCGTCAAGGTGCTGTCCGATGGTGCCGAAGTGCAGGATGCGTCGACCATCAGCCCCGACCATGCTGTCGCGGCCGAGCCGATGCTGTCGGAACAGATTGAAGTCTTGCGCGGCCCGTCCGCGCTGGCCTATGGCGGCGGCGCCGTCGGTGGCGTGGTCAACGTGATCGACAAGAAAATCCCCACGCGCGTGCCGGCGAAAGGTGTTGAAGGCAGCGCGGAAGTGCGCGCCAACTCGGCGGCTCGCGAAAAGGCGGGCGCCTTTGAAGTCACTGGCGGCTCCGGCAACATCGCTTTCCATGCGGAAGGCGTCAAGCGCGATGCGAAGGAATACAAGGTCGGCAGCGGCTGGGAAGGCGGCTCCAAGGTGGCCGGCAGCTACAACAAGACGGACACGGGCAGCGTGGGCGTGTCGTGGGTGGGTCAACGCGGCTTCCTGGGCCTGGCCTTCACCAGCCAGCATGCGGACTACGGCTTGCCTGGCCACAACCACGAATTCGAGAGCTGCCACCCGCACGGCACGCACCTGCATTGCGGTGGCCACGACGGCCACGACCACGGTGCCGAAGAGGAACATGACCACGCGCACGGCAGCGTGCCCTACGTGAAGCTGAAGAGCGAGCGCTGGGATGTGCGCGGCGAATTGCGCGATCCCGTGCCCGGCTTCGCCAAGCTGCGCCTGCGCGCCGCATTCACCGATTACAAGCACGACGAAATCGAAGGCACGCAAATCGCCACCACGTTCAAGAACAAGGGCCACGATGCGCGCCTGGAAATGGAACACCATCCCGTCTTCGGCTGGCGCGGCGTGGTGGGCCTGCAAACATCGAAGCGCGATTTCTCGGCACTGGGCGAGGAAGCGTATGTGGCGCCGACGGTGACGAAGAAGCACGCGGCCTTCCTGGTGGAAGAATACAAGCTCGACCAATGGCGCTTCGAGGCGGGCTTGCGCCACGAATGGCAAGACATCACGGTCGACAGCGCCACCCTGCAGGACCGCAGCGCCAAGGGCACCTCGATCTCCTTGGGCGCCGTGTGGAAATTCGCGCCCCAGTATTCGCTCGGTTCGACCATCTCGCGCACGCACCGCTTGCCCAGCGCCGAGGAACTGTATGCGCACGGCGTGCACATGGCCACGGCCACGTATGAGCTGGGCAATCAAAACCTGGGCAAGGAAACGTCGAACAATATCGACTTGACCTTGCGCAAATATGCGGGCGCCACGACCTTCTCGGCCAGCGCCTACCGCAACAAGGTCGACAACTACATCTTCGGCTCCACGCTGGACAACCACGAAGGCTTCCAGCTGATCCAGTACGCCCAGCGCGACGCCACATTTACGGGCATGGAAGGGCAAATCCGCCAGCAGCTGAACCCCATGTTCGGTGCCAGCGTGTTCGGCGACTACGTGCGAGCCAAGCTGGCCGACGGTGGCGCAGGCAACAATAAAAACTTGCCGCGCATCCCCGCCCAGCGCGTCGGTGTAAAAGTTGACGCCAACTGGCAGGCGTGGAGCGGCGTGGCCGAGTTCTACCGCGTGGGCAAGCAAGACAAGGTCGCCGCGTTCGAAACGGCGACCCCGGGCTACAACATGCTGAACCTGTCCGCCAACTACG
- the alaS gene encoding alanine--tRNA ligase, translating to MKSSEIRDKFLKFFESKGHSIVRSSSLVPGNDPTLLLTNSGMVQFKDVFTGTDSRPYTRATSVQRCVRAGGKHNDLENVGYTARHHTFFEMLGNFSFGDYFKRDAIQYAWELLTKVYGLPADKLTVTVYIEDDEAYDIWAKEIGVPVERIIRIGDNKGARYASDNFWQMADTGPCGPCTEIFYDHGADIPGGPPGSPDEDGDRFIEIWNLVFMQFNRDEAGVMHKLPKPCVDTGMGMERLAAVLQHVHSNYEIDLFQHLIRAAARETGATDLENKSLRVIADHIRAAAFMIVDGIIPGSEGRAYVLRRIIRRALRHGHKLGQTKPFFYKLVADLAIEMGGAYPELEEAKDNVANMLKAEEERFGETLETGMKVLEAQLAKDATGIDGATAFTLYETYGFPPDLTADICRERNITFDQVGYDAALKESQELSRKGGKTHKDSKVEYTGEKNTFVGYDQLTFSGKVVALYAAGTPVTELKAGQDGIVVLDTTPFYAESGGQVGDQGVIASGAGSFAVSDTLKIQADVFGHHGVLESGVLKVGDAVSAQVDTAKRARTIRNHSATHLMHKALREVLGSHVAQKGSLVDPDKTRFDFSHHAPMTVEQIVAVETIVNKEILENRATQAHLMSFDDAVKHGAMALFGEKYGDEVRVLDIGSSKELCGGVHVQRTGDIGLFKIIAESGVAAGIRRVEAVTGEGALALVQTINRRLVEAAQALKAQPEELTARIGQVQDHVKALEKELAALKSKLASGQGDELVTQAVDVNGIKVLAAVLDGADVARLRETMDKLKDKLKTAAIVLASVTDGKVSLIAGVTADATSRVKAGELVNFVAQQVGGKGGGRPDMAQAGGTDPSGLANALAGVPAWVGERATQA from the coding sequence ATGAAATCATCTGAAATCCGCGACAAGTTCCTCAAATTTTTCGAATCCAAGGGCCATTCCATCGTCCGTTCCAGCTCCCTGGTGCCAGGCAACGATCCGACCTTGCTGTTGACGAACAGCGGCATGGTGCAATTCAAGGATGTGTTTACGGGCACGGACAGCCGTCCGTACACGCGTGCCACCTCGGTGCAGCGCTGCGTGCGCGCCGGCGGCAAGCACAACGACCTGGAAAACGTTGGCTACACGGCGCGCCACCATACGTTCTTTGAAATGCTGGGCAACTTCAGCTTCGGCGACTATTTCAAGCGCGACGCGATTCAATACGCGTGGGAACTGCTGACCAAGGTGTATGGCTTGCCGGCTGACAAGCTGACCGTCACTGTCTACATCGAAGATGACGAAGCGTATGACATCTGGGCCAAAGAAATCGGCGTGCCTGTCGAACGCATCATCCGCATCGGCGACAACAAGGGTGCGCGCTACGCTTCCGACAATTTCTGGCAGATGGCGGATACGGGCCCATGCGGTCCGTGCACGGAAATCTTCTACGATCACGGCGCCGACATTCCTGGCGGCCCGCCGGGCTCGCCGGACGAAGATGGCGACCGCTTCATTGAAATCTGGAATCTGGTGTTCATGCAGTTCAACCGCGACGAAGCGGGCGTCATGCACAAGCTGCCGAAGCCGTGCGTCGACACGGGCATGGGCATGGAGCGCCTGGCCGCCGTGCTGCAGCACGTGCATTCGAACTATGAAATCGACCTGTTCCAGCATTTGATCCGCGCCGCCGCGCGCGAAACGGGCGCCACGGACCTGGAAAACAAGTCGCTGCGCGTGATCGCCGACCACATCCGCGCCGCCGCCTTCATGATCGTCGATGGCATCATTCCGGGCAGCGAAGGCCGCGCGTATGTCTTGCGTCGCATCATCCGCCGCGCCTTGCGCCATGGCCACAAGCTGGGCCAGACCAAACCATTCTTCTACAAGCTGGTGGCCGACCTGGCCATCGAGATGGGCGGCGCCTATCCGGAACTGGAAGAAGCGAAAGACAACGTTGCCAACATGCTCAAAGCCGAGGAAGAGCGTTTCGGCGAAACCCTGGAAACGGGCATGAAAGTGCTGGAAGCGCAGCTGGCCAAGGATGCCACGGGCATCGACGGCGCCACCGCATTTACTTTGTACGAAACCTACGGCTTCCCGCCGGACCTGACAGCCGACATTTGCCGCGAACGCAATATCACGTTCGACCAGGTGGGCTACGACGCGGCCCTGAAGGAAAGCCAGGAACTGTCGCGCAAGGGCGGCAAGACGCACAAGGACAGCAAGGTCGAGTACACGGGCGAGAAAAACACCTTCGTCGGCTACGATCAATTGACCTTCAGCGGCAAGGTCGTGGCGCTGTACGCGGCCGGCACACCGGTAACGGAATTGAAGGCCGGCCAGGATGGCATCGTGGTGCTCGACACCACGCCGTTCTACGCGGAATCGGGCGGCCAGGTGGGTGACCAGGGCGTGATCGCCTCGGGCGCCGGCAGCTTTGCCGTCAGCGACACCTTGAAAATCCAGGCGGACGTATTCGGCCACCACGGCGTGCTCGAGTCCGGCGTGTTGAAAGTGGGCGACGCCGTCTCGGCGCAAGTCGATACGGCCAAGCGCGCACGCACCATCCGCAACCACTCGGCCACGCACTTGATGCACAAGGCCTTGCGCGAAGTGCTGGGCAGCCATGTGGCGCAAAAGGGCTCGCTGGTCGATCCGGACAAAACCCGTTTCGACTTCAGCCACCATGCGCCGATGACGGTGGAACAGATCGTCGCCGTGGAAACCATCGTCAATAAAGAGATCCTGGAAAACCGCGCCACGCAGGCCCACCTGATGTCGTTTGACGATGCCGTCAAGCATGGCGCGATGGCCCTGTTCGGCGAGAAATACGGCGACGAAGTGCGCGTGCTCGACATCGGCAGCTCGAAAGAGCTGTGCGGCGGCGTCCACGTGCAGCGCACGGGCGATATCGGTCTGTTCAAGATCATCGCCGAAAGCGGCGTGGCCGCCGGCATCCGCCGCGTGGAAGCGGTGACGGGCGAGGGCGCGCTGGCGCTGGTGCAAACCATCAACCGCCGCCTGGTCGAAGCAGCGCAAGCGCTGAAGGCGCAGCCGGAAGAGCTGACTGCCCGTATCGGACAGGTGCAGGACCATGTGAAGGCGCTGGAGAAGGAACTGGCCGCGCTGAAATCGAAGCTGGCTTCCGGCCAGGGCGATGAGCTGGTCACGCAAGCCGTCGATGTGAACGGCATCAAGGTGCTGGCCGCCGTGCTCGATGGCGCCGACGTGGCCCGTCTGCGCGAAACCATGGACAAGCTGAAAGACAAGCTGAAGACGGCTGCCATCGTGCTGGCCAGCGTGACAGATGGCAAGGTCAGCCTGATCGCCGGCGTCACGGCGGACGCCACTTCCCGTGTCAAAGCGGGCGAGCTGGTGAACTTCGTTGCACAGCAAGTGGGCGGAAAAGGCGGCGGACGCCCCGATATGGCGCAAGCGGGCGGTACCGATCCGAGTGGTCTGGCGAACGCCCTGGCTGGCGTACCGGCCTGGGTCGGCGAACGTGCCACACAGGCGTAA
- a CDS encoding Fur family transcriptional regulator translates to MERTTRQKTAIQAAIESAQRPLSAQEILVQASLQVTQLGIATVYRNLKSLVLEEKVHVVTLPGENPRYESNTAANHHHHHFQCTTCQRVFDVHDCPGDLKRMAPQGFVVERHELTLYGRCADCNAAAGATATAGGAAVASTVHACASHHDPA, encoded by the coding sequence ATGGAACGCACAACACGTCAAAAAACCGCTATTCAAGCCGCCATCGAGTCGGCTCAGCGCCCCCTGTCGGCGCAGGAAATCTTGGTGCAGGCCAGCTTGCAGGTGACGCAGCTGGGCATTGCCACCGTTTACCGCAACTTGAAGTCCCTGGTGCTGGAAGAAAAAGTGCACGTGGTGACCTTGCCGGGCGAAAACCCGCGCTACGAGTCGAACACGGCCGCCAATCACCACCACCACCATTTCCAGTGCACCACGTGCCAGCGCGTGTTCGACGTGCATGATTGCCCGGGCGACTTGAAGCGCATGGCGCCGCAAGGCTTTGTCGTCGAGCGCCACGAATTGACCCTGTACGGCCGCTGCGCCGACTGCAATGCCGCTGCCGGCGCCACAGCCACGGCGGGGGGCGCCGCCGTTGCCAGCACTGTGCACGCCTGTGCCAGCCACCACGACCCGGCCTGA
- a CDS encoding electron transfer flavoprotein subunit alpha/FixB family protein, whose product MVALVIAEHDNATLKGSTHHTVTAAAQCGGDVHVLVAGSNASAAAAAAAQIAGVTKVIVADAPYFADGLAENVAEQVLAIAGNYSHILAPATAYGKNILPRVAAKLDVAQISEITKVDSPDTFERPIYAGNAIATVQSGDKIKVITVRTTGFDAAAATGGSAATETVAAVADAGKSAFVGRELAKSDRPELTAAKIIVSGGRGMGSAENFHILEPLADKLGAAMGASRAAVDAGFVPNDWQVGQTGKIVAPSLYIAVGISGAIQHLAGMKDSKTIVAINKDPEAPIFAVADYGIVGDLFEIVPQLVKELG is encoded by the coding sequence ATGGTCGCATTAGTTATTGCTGAACACGACAACGCTACCTTAAAGGGCAGCACCCACCACACCGTGACCGCGGCTGCCCAGTGCGGCGGCGACGTGCACGTGCTCGTCGCAGGTTCGAACGCCTCGGCTGCCGCCGCTGCCGCCGCGCAAATCGCCGGCGTGACGAAAGTCATCGTGGCCGACGCGCCATACTTCGCCGACGGCCTGGCCGAAAACGTGGCCGAGCAAGTGCTGGCCATCGCCGGCAACTACAGCCACATCCTGGCGCCAGCCACCGCCTACGGCAAGAACATCCTGCCGCGTGTGGCTGCCAAGCTGGACGTGGCGCAAATCTCGGAAATCACCAAGGTCGACTCGCCAGATACGTTCGAGCGTCCGATCTACGCCGGTAACGCGATTGCCACCGTGCAATCTGGCGACAAGATCAAGGTCATCACCGTGCGCACCACCGGTTTCGACGCCGCTGCCGCCACCGGCGGTTCGGCTGCCACCGAAACCGTCGCCGCCGTTGCCGATGCCGGCAAATCGGCCTTCGTGGGCCGCGAGCTGGCCAAGTCCGACCGTCCTGAACTGACCGCCGCGAAAATCATCGTGTCGGGCGGCCGTGGCATGGGTTCGGCCGAGAACTTCCACATCCTGGAACCGCTGGCCGACAAGCTGGGCGCCGCCATGGGTGCTTCGCGCGCCGCCGTCGACGCCGGCTTCGTGCCGAACGACTGGCAAGTGGGCCAGACGGGCAAGATCGTCGCGCCATCGCTGTACATCGCCGTCGGTATCTCGGGCGCGATCCAGCATCTGGCCGGCATGAAAGACTCGAAAACCATCGTCGCCATCAACAAGGATCCGGAAGCGCCGATCTTTGCCGTGGCCGACTACGGCATCGTGGGCGATCTGTTCGAGATCGTGCCGCAACTGGTCAAGGAACTGGGCTAA
- a CDS encoding NINE protein, with protein sequence MTTATILQQSHKNKAFTTLLAFLLGMLGAHRFYLHGSKDRWGWLHLAALPASLLLHQLFPEADWFYQILPLTLSALVGFLEALVLGLMPDDKWDARYNAASGRLSDTGWPLAVVLVATLMLGAGVLIATIARLFDLLYTGGAYG encoded by the coding sequence ATGACCACCGCTACCATTTTGCAACAGTCGCACAAGAACAAGGCCTTCACCACCTTGCTGGCCTTCCTGCTGGGCATGCTGGGCGCACACCGCTTCTACCTGCATGGCAGCAAAGACCGCTGGGGCTGGCTACACCTGGCCGCCCTGCCCGCCTCCTTGCTGCTGCACCAGCTGTTTCCCGAGGCCGACTGGTTTTACCAGATATTGCCGCTGACCCTGTCTGCCCTGGTCGGCTTCCTGGAAGCACTGGTACTGGGCCTGATGCCGGACGACAAGTGGGATGCGCGCTACAACGCAGCCTCCGGCCGCCTGTCGGACACGGGCTGGCCCCTGGCCGTGGTGCTGGTCGCCACCTTGATGCTCGGTGCGGGCGTGCTGATCGCCACCATCGCGCGCCTGTTCGACTTGCTGTACACAGGCGGCGCCTACGGTTAA
- a CDS encoding glycine zipper 2TM domain-containing protein: MIRRPLILAVAITALFSTSAFAQNLSPKAQYTYDTKQANTRYADDKKLCAEESSSKARMQCLRDAKSEYDQAIINAKAAQRAGNANVGQQNKQPPHQICAECGKVLAVNVAEKAGEGGALGMIGGGVAGALLGRQVGGGRGKDLATLAGAAGGAYAGKQVEGHMKNAKTWTVTVQYETGAKADFAFDQDPGLAAGDLVRNSGNGIARR; the protein is encoded by the coding sequence ATGATTCGTCGCCCACTCATCCTCGCAGTCGCCATCACGGCCCTGTTCAGCACCTCCGCCTTCGCGCAAAACCTGTCGCCGAAGGCGCAATACACCTACGACACGAAACAGGCGAACACGCGCTATGCGGACGACAAGAAATTGTGCGCGGAAGAAAGCAGCTCGAAAGCCCGCATGCAATGCCTGCGCGATGCCAAGAGCGAATACGACCAGGCCATCATCAATGCCAAGGCCGCGCAAAGAGCAGGCAACGCCAACGTTGGCCAGCAAAACAAGCAGCCGCCGCACCAGATTTGCGCCGAATGCGGCAAGGTGCTGGCAGTCAATGTCGCCGAGAAGGCCGGTGAAGGCGGCGCGCTGGGCATGATAGGCGGCGGCGTGGCCGGCGCCCTGCTGGGCCGCCAGGTCGGCGGCGGACGCGGCAAGGACTTGGCCACCCTGGCCGGCGCCGCTGGCGGCGCGTATGCCGGCAAGCAAGTCGAAGGCCACATGAAAAATGCCAAGACCTGGACCGTCACCGTGCAATATGAAACGGGCGCCAAGGCCGACTTCGCGTTTGACCAGGATCCTGGCCTGGCCGCTGGCGATTTGGTACGCAACTCGGGCAATGGTATCGCCAGAAGATAA
- the rpsP gene encoding 30S ribosomal protein S16 has product MVVIRLARGGAKKRPFFNIVATDSRNRRDGRFIERIGFYNPMAQGGEVPLRITADRLAYWQGVGAQLSPTVARLVASNNKAAA; this is encoded by the coding sequence ATGGTCGTTATTCGTTTAGCTCGTGGAGGCGCCAAGAAGCGCCCGTTCTTCAACATCGTCGCTACAGATTCGCGCAATCGCCGCGATGGTCGCTTCATTGAGCGTATCGGTTTTTACAACCCGATGGCGCAAGGTGGCGAAGTTCCACTGCGTATCACCGCAGACCGTCTGGCCTACTGGCAAGGCGTTGGCGCACAATTGTCGCCAACCGTTGCTCGCCTGGTTGCCAGCAACAACAAAGCAGCAGCTTAA
- a CDS encoding sulfurtransferase TusA family protein: protein MSDTLLDTEIMEFHKELDARGLNCPLPILKAKKALSELQSGEVLRIMATDPGSVRDFQAFAKQTGNALLSHVQTGTEFVFLMQRK from the coding sequence ATGAGCGACACACTACTTGATACCGAGATTATGGAATTTCACAAAGAACTCGACGCGCGCGGCTTGAATTGCCCGTTGCCGATTCTGAAGGCGAAAAAGGCTTTGTCAGAGCTGCAGAGCGGGGAAGTGCTGCGCATCATGGCAACCGATCCCGGTTCCGTGCGCGACTTTCAGGCTTTCGCCAAGCAAACGGGCAATGCCCTGCTGTCGCATGTGCAGACGGGCACCGAATTCGTCTTCCTCATGCAACGCAAATAA
- a CDS encoding acyl-CoA dehydrogenase, which produces MSYQAPLKDMLFVMNELAGLAEIHTLPGCEDATPDTAEAVLEENAKFCGAVVAPLNWPSDKEPSFWHDGQVTTSKGFKEAFKAYGEAGWQGVQHPTEFGGQGLPKLLATPCIEMLNSASISFALVALLSDGAIEALLTAGSDEQKAVYLENLVSGKWTGTMNLTEPQAGSDLAAVRTRAVPQDDGTYKVFGTKIFITYGEHDMAENIVHLVLARTPDAPAGVKGISLFIVPKFLVNADGSLGARNDAHCVSIEHKLGIKASPTAVLQFGDHGGAIGTLVGEENRGLEYMFIMMNAARFGVGLQGIGLAERAYQQAVAFAKDRVQSRDLAGSPGPVSIIHHPDVRRMLMSMRSQTEAARALAYVGAAISDVAHHHPEAEVRAESLATYEYLVPVIKGWATEMSQDVTRDGVQVHGGMGFIEETGAAQHYRDAKILTIYEGTTAIQANDLVGRKTVRDGGAVAKAIIAQVRATEAQLGELSGADFQAMQRHLAEGSAALEAVVEYVVANMKTDVKAVFAGSVPYLKLAGIVLGGWQMARAAVVAQQRLGEGSGDASFYKAKIATARFFADHILSQAPGLRATIIDGSAGVMALSEEQF; this is translated from the coding sequence ATGAGCTATCAAGCCCCGCTGAAAGATATGTTGTTCGTCATGAACGAACTGGCCGGCCTGGCCGAAATCCACACTTTGCCTGGCTGCGAAGATGCCACGCCCGACACGGCCGAAGCCGTGCTGGAAGAGAACGCCAAATTCTGCGGCGCCGTGGTGGCCCCGCTGAACTGGCCCAGCGACAAGGAACCGAGCTTCTGGCACGACGGCCAGGTCACGACGTCAAAGGGCTTCAAGGAAGCCTTCAAGGCGTATGGCGAAGCGGGCTGGCAGGGCGTGCAGCATCCGACTGAATTCGGCGGCCAGGGTTTGCCGAAGCTGCTGGCCACGCCGTGCATCGAAATGCTCAATTCCGCCAGCATCTCCTTCGCTTTGGTCGCCCTGCTGTCGGACGGCGCCATCGAAGCGCTGCTGACGGCCGGCAGCGATGAGCAAAAGGCGGTCTACCTGGAAAACCTGGTGTCGGGCAAGTGGACGGGCACCATGAACCTGACGGAGCCGCAAGCCGGTTCCGACCTGGCCGCCGTGCGCACGCGCGCCGTGCCGCAGGACGATGGCACCTATAAAGTCTTCGGCACGAAGATTTTCATCACGTATGGCGAGCACGACATGGCGGAAAACATCGTCCATCTGGTGCTGGCCCGCACGCCGGACGCGCCCGCTGGCGTGAAAGGCATTTCGCTGTTCATCGTGCCGAAATTCCTCGTCAACGCCGATGGCAGCCTCGGTGCGCGCAATGACGCGCACTGCGTGTCGATCGAGCACAAGCTGGGCATCAAGGCCAGCCCGACGGCCGTGCTGCAGTTCGGCGACCACGGCGGCGCCATCGGCACCCTGGTGGGCGAGGAAAACCGCGGTCTCGAATACATGTTCATCATGATGAATGCGGCCCGTTTCGGCGTCGGCCTGCAAGGCATCGGCCTGGCCGAGCGCGCTTACCAGCAGGCGGTGGCGTTCGCCAAGGACCGCGTGCAGTCGCGCGACCTGGCCGGTTCGCCCGGCCCGGTCTCCATCATCCACCACCCGGACGTGCGCCGCATGCTGATGTCGATGCGCTCGCAGACGGAGGCGGCGCGCGCGCTGGCCTACGTGGGCGCGGCCATCAGCGACGTGGCGCACCACCATCCGGAGGCCGAAGTGCGCGCGGAAAGCCTGGCGACGTATGAATACCTGGTGCCCGTGATCAAGGGTTGGGCCACGGAAATGTCGCAGGATGTCACGCGCGACGGCGTGCAAGTGCATGGCGGCATGGGTTTTATTGAAGAAACAGGCGCTGCCCAGCATTACCGTGACGCCAAGATTCTCACCATCTACGAAGGCACGACGGCGATTCAGGCGAACGACCTCGTGGGCCGCAAGACGGTGCGCGACGGCGGCGCCGTGGCGAAAGCCATCATCGCCCAGGTGCGCGCCACGGAAGCCCAGTTGGGCGAGCTCTCCGGCGCCGACTTCCAGGCCATGCAGCGCCACCTGGCCGAAGGCAGCGCCGCGCTCGAAGCGGTGGTGGAATACGTGGTGGCCAACATGAAGACGGACGTCAAGGCCGTGTTTGCGGGCAGCGTGCCGTATCTGAAGCTGGCTGGCATCGTGCTGGGCGGCTGGCAAATGGCGCGCGCGGCCGTGGTGGCGCAGCAAAGGCTGGGAGAGGGCAGCGGCGACGCCTCGTTCTACAAGGCAAAAATCGCCACGGCGCGTTTCTTTGCCGACCACATCCTGTCGCAAGCGCCGGGCTTGCGCGCCACCATCATCGATGGCAGCGCCGGTGTGATGGCCTTGTCGGAAGAGCAGTTTTAA
- a CDS encoding electron transfer flavoprotein subunit beta/FixA family protein, with product MKVLVPVKRVVDYNVKVRVKSDGTGVDTANVKMSMNPFDEIALEEAMRLKEAGKVTEVVAISCGVTQCQETLRTAMAIGADRGILVETTTELEPLAVAKLVKALAEKEQPQLIILGKQAIDDDSNQTGQMLAALLGWPQATFASKVVLEDGKVTVTREVDGGLETLALTLPAIITTDLRLNEPRYVTLPNIMKAKKKPLETVKPEDLGIDVAPRLKTLKVVEPAKRSAGIKVADVATLVAKLRTEAKVI from the coding sequence ATGAAAGTCTTGGTACCCGTCAAACGCGTGGTCGACTATAACGTCAAAGTCCGCGTCAAGAGTGACGGCACTGGCGTCGATACCGCCAACGTCAAAATGTCGATGAACCCTTTCGATGAGATCGCGCTGGAAGAAGCGATGCGCCTGAAAGAAGCCGGCAAGGTCACGGAAGTGGTCGCCATCTCCTGCGGCGTGACGCAGTGCCAGGAAACCTTGCGCACCGCCATGGCCATCGGCGCCGACCGCGGCATCCTGGTGGAAACGACGACCGAACTGGAGCCGCTGGCCGTGGCCAAGCTGGTGAAAGCCCTGGCCGAGAAAGAGCAGCCGCAACTAATCATCCTGGGCAAGCAAGCCATCGATGACGACAGCAACCAGACCGGCCAGATGCTGGCAGCCCTGCTGGGTTGGCCGCAGGCCACGTTCGCCTCGAAAGTCGTGCTGGAAGACGGTAAAGTCACCGTCACGCGCGAAGTCGACGGCGGCCTGGAAACCCTGGCATTGACCTTGCCAGCGATTATCACCACCGACCTGCGTTTGAACGAGCCACGCTATGTGACCTTGCCGAACATCATGAAGGCCAAGAAAAAGCCGCTCGAGACCGTCAAACCGGAAGACCTGGGCATCGACGTCGCGCCACGCCTGAAGACCCTGAAAGTCGTCGAGCCAGCCAAGCGCTCGGCCGGCATCAAGGTAGCAGACGTGGCCACGCTGGTCGCCAAGCTGCGTACCGAAGCCAAAGTCATCTAA